The following are encoded together in the Balearica regulorum gibbericeps isolate bBalReg1 chromosome 31, bBalReg1.pri, whole genome shotgun sequence genome:
- the LOC142598842 gene encoding olfactory receptor 14A16-like, translating into MSNSSSITEFLFLAFADTQELQLLHFWLFLGIYLAALLGNGLIITAIACHHHLHTPMYFSLLLNLSILDLGTISTTVPKAMANSFWDTGAISYAGCAAQVFFFFFLISAEFSLLTVMSYDRYVAICQPLHYGTLLGSRACVHMAAAAWGSGFLYAVLHMANTFSIPLCQGNALDQFFCEVPQILKVSCSDSDYLREAGLLILSCFLVFGCFVFIVLSYVQIFRAVLRLPSEQGWHKAFSTCLPHLAVVSLFISTGMFAYLKPPSMSSPSLDLVVAVLYSVLPPAVNPLIYSMRNQELKDSLWKLAQWMLFHKQ; encoded by the coding sequence atgtccaacagcagctccatcactgaGTTCCTCTTCCTGGCATTCGCAGAcacacaggagctgcagctcttgcacttctggctcttcctgggcatctacctggctgctctcctgggcaatggcctcatcatcactgccatagcctgccaccaccacctccacacccccatgtacttctccctcctcctcaacCTCTCCATCCTCGACCTGGGCACCATCTCCACCACTGtgcccaaagccatggccaaTTCATTCTGGGACACCGGGGCCATCTCCTATGCAGGATGTGCTGCacaggtctttttctttttctttctgatctcAGCAGAGTTTTCCCTTCTCACTGTCATGTCCTATGACCGctacgttgccatctgccaacccctgcactacgggaccctcctgggcagcagagcttgtgtccacatggcagcagctgcctggggcagtgggtttctctatgctgtgctgcacatggccaatacattttctataCCACTCTGCCAGGGCAATGCTTTGgaccagttcttctgtgaagttCCTCAGATCCTCAAGGTCTCCTGCTCAGACTCAGACTATCTCAGGGAAGCTGGGCTTCTTATATTAAGttgttttttagtttttggctgttttgttttcattgtgctgtcctatgtgcagatcttcagggccgtgctgaggctcccctctgagcagggatggcacaaagccttttccacgtgcctccctcacctggctGTGGTCTCCCTGTTTATCAGCACTGGCATGTTTGCCTACTTGAAGCCCCCCTCCatgtcctccccatccctggacctGGTGGTGGCAGTTCTGTACTCAGTGCTACCTCCAGCGgtgaaccccctcatctacagcatgaggaaccaggagCTCAAGGATTCACTATGGAAACTGGCTCAATGGATGTTGTTTCACAAACAATAG